One Neoarius graeffei isolate fNeoGra1 chromosome 16, fNeoGra1.pri, whole genome shotgun sequence DNA segment encodes these proteins:
- the spag1a gene encoding sperm-associated antigen 1A: MGNAQKKSAGPSSGVASPARSGAREGNPGSGERKNTALANGAHTAEGERRGDEEETGSTGAHGGENLDAPAGDLPPALARLKNEGNMLFKRGQFGLALHNYSRVIEGLSGAGIDSPEDLCILYSNRAACYLKDGNCTDCIQDCTSALELRPFSLKPLLRRAMAYEALERYRKAYVDYKTVLQIDSSVQAAHDSVHRITKQLIEQDGPDWREKLPEIPNVPISAQQHRREEPSAEVLQARAERAEQEKARRAEARFTLLKQEGNDLVKRGEFENAVEKYSECVALKPAECTVYTNRALCFLKLERFAEARQDCDSALKLEPDNKKAFYRRALAHKGLKDFLSSSSDLQEVLRLDPNVHEAEQELQEVTVLLRESLLESHTQG; the protein is encoded by the exons ATGGGCAACGCGCAGAAGAAGAGCGCGGGGCCGAGTTCCGGTGTGGCGAGTCCGGCACGCAGCGGCGCTCGCGAGGGGAATCCCGGAAGTGGGGAGAGGAAGAACACGGCGCTCGCGAACGGCGCTCACACTGCGGAGGGAGAGAGGCGGGGAGACGAGGAGGAAACCGGAAGTACGGGAGCGCACGGAGGGGAGAACCTCGACGCCCCGGCCGGGGATCTGCCCCCTGCGCTCGCGCGCCTCAAAAACGAGGGCAACATGCTGTTTAAGCGCGGACAGTTCGGGCTCGCGCTCCACAACTACAGCCGGGTCATAGAGGGGCTCAGCGGCGCAG gTATCGACAGTCCTGAGGATCTGTGTATTTTGTACTCCAACAGAGCTGCTTGTTATCTGAAAGATGGAAACTGTACAGACTGCATTCAGGACTGCACCag TGCACTGGAGCTCCGCCCCTTCTCCCTGAAGCCGCTCCTCCGCAGGGCGATGGCCTACGAGGCTCTGGAGCGCTACAGGAAGGCGTACGTGGATTACAAAACCGTCCTGCAGATCGACTCCAGTGTTCAGGCAGCTCACGACAGCGTGCACAG GATCACAAAGCAGCTGATAGAACAGGATGGTCCTGACTGGAGAGAGAAGCTTCCCGAGATTCCCAACGTTCCGATTTCAGCGCAGCAGCATCGGAGGGAAGAACCAAGTGCCGAGGTTCTCCAGGCACGAGCAGAAAGAGCTGAACAGGAGAAGG CCAGGAGAGCCGAGGCACGTTTCACTCTGCTGAAGCAGGAAGGTAACGATCTGGTGAAGCGAGGCGAGTTTGAGAACGCGGTGGAGAAATACAGCGAGTGTGTCGCACTCAAACCCGCGGAGTGCACCGTCTACACCAACAG agcgCTGTGTTTCCTAAAGCTGGAGCGTTTTGCCGAGGCGAGGCAGGACTGTGACTCTGCGCTAAAGCTGGAGCCGGACAACAAGAAAGCGTTTTACAGACGAGCGCTCGCTCACAAAGGCCTGAAG gacttcctTTCATCCAGCTCTGACCTGCAGGAGGTTCTGCGTTTGGACCCAAATGTCCATGAGGCTGAACAGGAGCTACAGGAGGTCACGGTTCTGCTGAGGGAGAGTCTGCTGGAGTCACACACTcagg gatga